The region ctttaattcttgtttcaatatcattaattaattatcatgcttgattaatcattatctgattcaattccattctcgtaaaggccctgaagcaggcgtcggggaataatctgtgtgcattctacgtttgcgagaacattcgcatgatgacgtccgaaaggagcagatctgatagacaggactgggtacgtttgtcagaacactattcacaccattatcgatatctagtcacacaactaacacacatgcatattgatctccttaacagttcagagaggtgcgggataagctcctaccatcggaccgcatactagcacttcaagaggaaatagccggatttttgcttgaCCATgttatagatcccaaaggagaatactattacccgctaccgcgcccatgaaccacttgtcatcgtgcactggaggcaccaaggcaacatatgtaggagaaattgtatatgtatatacatgtggatgtgtgaataattaatggtgttggttgtgagacattcgatgatataNNNNNNNNNNNNNNNNNNNNNNNNNNNNNNNNNNNNNNNNNNNNNNNNNNNNNNNNNNNNNNNNNNNNNNNNNNNNNNNNNNNNNNNNNNNNNNNNNNNNNNNNNNNNNNNNNNNNNNNNNNNNNNNNNNNNNNNNNNNNNNNNNNNNNNNNNNNNNNNNNNNNNNNNNNNNNNNNNNNNNNNNNNNNNNNNNNNNNNNNNNNNNNNNNNNNNNNNNNNNNNNNNNNNNNNNNNNNNNNNNNNNNNNNNNNNNNNNNNNNNNNNNNNNNNNNNNNNNNNNNNNNNNNNNNNNNNNNNNNNNNNNNNNNNNNNNNNNNNNNNNNNNNNNNNNNNNNNNNNNNNNNNNNNNNNNNNtgcggttctacgtacgagaaaatctatttatatatatgcataacgtgtacaatttgtagtatcgtgaaataccagcaaaaaaAATTGAATGAAAAATAAAGGCAAaacccccccaaacatttagtaccggttggtgttaccaaccggtactaatgtcctacgcgcacacgggtctggctcgtgccacgtggtgtcactttagcgccggttcgtgacgaaccggtactaaaaggagggggctttagtccccactctttagtgcctgttggcaaaccggcactaaagaccgttaagaaccggcactaaaggacggttctgcactagtgatatcTGAAAAGGTATATGttcaataaaaaaaaagaaaaataattgcCGACACCTAGTGCATAGCAATGAATCAAAGCCTATCTAATTAAAACGAAAACATAATACACGGAACAAGCATAAAGAACATGTAGAAGGTACATTTTTCCATCAATAGAGCTTCAGAATTAACTTCAGTGAAACATTCATGTTATCACAAGAGTGTgatgtgcatatatatatatattcatgaaaaactgGAAGTTCCGTAGAAAAATATACCATCTTTCAAGAAAAACACTACTTTTGTGAGATCATACTGGCATGCAAAATTGGTTTTCTTTCAAATGATAATTAGGAAGTTCTAAAACTCCAGGTCATTCTCCAGCGGCACTACTTTCAGTTTTCCACTCCAATTGTATGGGCCACAACATTGATCCAGATTTTGCAGAAACACTTATATTGTTGAACTGAACTTGATCTCAAGTCAATGTTTAGTTTATAAATAATTTCTATAAGTGATATATCTTTCAGTGTAGATACATTCCTTGATGGTGTGTATTTCTCAAGACTACTTAGTGAAAATATAGCAGACATCAAATGAAATGTATAATTTTGTAATGGAAAATCAAAATGAATGCCACGGAAAGACCCCAAAACGTCATATAAGATCACCATTAACCATCCAAATCTAAGGTCACTGCATTCGTTATGAACAAATTCTTTGCCGCGAAACTAAACCAAGCCAACACTAATTATGTTTCATTATAGGAGACGATAGTTATTTCTTCATTTAAAGTGTTGATATGGCTCCACCATGGTATTAGATGTTGCCTTTTACTATACGTTGTGATATCATCTTTTTTTCTAATCTAGTGAAACATCTTCATATAGGTCTCACAATACAAAAACCCTCCTCCGCACGCGTGCATTGGCTGGGTGATGAAGCGCTCTGCACAATAAGTGAGGTTCCCACCGCGTGCTATATTGCTTTCCAAACTTCCGCATGTCGCTTAATTGAGAATGGTGGCCCCATATAGCATAGCAGCCCACAGCCATGGAATCAAATGTCCTGGGCCCACCCCACCTGTTACGCGCATTTGTGAAAGGGCTAGTTCTGCTGGCATCACGGTTTTCACTTTCAGTCATATATCTTTGAATTTCACCAAATTCCGGTAGACAACGAAATATTTACctttcggccaaaatatttcagTCATTTCGGTTGTACAcatgaattcaaatattttttaaaacattttcaaatatttttttgaatttcaagTGAATATTTTGGTCTTTTGGTCAAGATGCAAACCGAAATTACTGGAACTTAGTAATTTTGGTAGGTACTGAAATATTTCTGAAACAGAAATGAAAAAAACATGGGTGGCATGGCATGCAGGCCCACCCCGTGATCAATATAAAATCTCCACCTAAATTTCTGGTGGGGTGGGGGGCTAGTTTCCCTAGAATAATGAATAATCAAAGGAAACAAAAATATCACTGCATAGTTTCCTAATAGGGACGTGGACAGCCAGTCGAAAATCGACCACGCGGCCACGNNNNNNNNNNNNNNNNNNNNNNNNNNNNNNNNNNNNNNNNNNNNNNNNNNNNNNNNNNNNNNNNNNNNNNNNNNNNNNNNNNNNNNNNNNNNNNNNNNNNNNNNNNNNNNNNNNNNNNNNNNNNNNNNNNNNNNNNNNNNNNNNNNNNNNNNNNNNNNNNNNNNNNNNNNNNNNNNNNNNNNAAAAAATAATTCAAATATAATTTTAGCCTGACCTGCCTGTACCTCCACAATGTAATGGGCTACTGTTGtttgcaagtaattgtttcctaatGTTATGACTGAATATGGATTGTCTCATGAGACGTATAGGGGGTTTTGCCTCCTAGGCAGGTTTTATGGCAAAATTGATAGTTTCGTCATGGAAGGACCGATGTTTATGACACAAGCACAAAACATCACAGATAATTCATCGTAGAAGGCCAAAATATTACTAGTACAAGGTATCTTGGGGATCATCAATTGGATATGTAATTTGCACATACTTGTGCCCTCTACACATTCTTTCGTTTATTGGAATTTCTGTAATACTGCAAAAAAAATAGTACCTAATTGCGGTGTAAAATGGTTAGAAAAAATGGCATGTCTTTGATGAATCGATGCAGGAATATGGCTCACAGGACAAGTGCATTATAGTAGGTTTGTCCTTGTCTTGTTTTGACACCTTTGTTTGtccttttttcttcctttcttttttgctttttttgttATTATCTGTTTCTCGTCAATTCCCTACTGTTTTGCCACTAGTTTTCAAGGGGGTCTCACCATCTTTTATGTGTTTCTCCACTCTAAAGTACTTTGGTATTCCATCACAATTTTAGCATTAGAAAATACACAATATATGATTGAGCAAAAAATGCATGAGAAGAAAACAATGCAAAACATAGGCATTTCCAGCTGCAAACAAAGTAACCATTCCATCGATTGATGGCAAGACACTAATCCGTTGATTGCATATAATATATATGTGTATGTATAGCCGGTGCTATAATTCTCATATGCATCCTCCTCGACCTACGTTGGTAGGTGCTTACATACATATGCTCATATATTCACATATGAGTAGAACGAGAAGTAAAACTGAGAAAGCAGAGCTGCCGACAAATGTGAATTAACATGACATGTATATCAGTTATTTCAACTTGCACTTTAGGCCTTGCCAGATTCCTCGCAACCTGGTGGCCTGAAGGCAATGAAGCTGACGCACTGCACTTGGCGCATGTTGTCGAAGCCGATGACGCGGACATAGGCGTCGGGGTACTCCTTCTTAACCtcctccacctcgttgagcacctgTGTGGCGTCGGTGCACCCGAACATAGGCAGCTTCCACATTGTCCAGTATCGACCGTCGTAGTACCCGGGGGAGCTATTGTGCTCACGGAAGACAAAGCCAACCTTGCTGAACTCGAGGCAGGGTACCCACTTGGAGCGGATCAAGTAGTCGACCTGCTTTAGGAGGGCCTCCGTAGAGAGGGGTGGCAAGTAAGACAGGGTCTCAAACTTCTTGATGCCCTCAATTGGCCACACCTGAATAGATGGAATGAACACAATTGATCAACACTTAGTGCTTAAAGAAAGACCTAACCATAAAGCAAAAATTACTCCTTATGGTCTGTCCATACATTGTGGGGGGTCTCGACAAGCAAGAAAGCTCAAGGACAGCTCTTGCTTATGGGTAGTGTACGGGCATTAAAATTatattatctactccctccgttccaaattagtcGTTgctgaaatagatgtatctagaactaaaatacatctagatacattcatacgtgcgacaagtaattcggaacggagggagtagtacacatTGCAATAAAATCGATTTCCATTCACAAAGTTTATGAGTTAAATATTCCTACACATGTGAACCTGCTTACGGACTACATTGTGATGCACTATCTATGTTTAGTTGGCCTGGTATGTTGGTTACACGTCCTAAGGATAGCTTTGCCTTTGTGCAGTGGAAATACCCAATAAATTAATCAATTGGGCCGACAAGAATATTCATGGCAGCTTAGTGTCCGTCATCCTTCGGGAAAAAATCGAAAAGAAAGATAACCTCAGCCTCTGCATCAAGCGATGCATACTGTCAATTTTATTATGTTATTCAATTGTGTCTAACAAAAAAATGCAGTTTTAATTCAAAACCACCTTTCAGACGAACAAAATTGCTACACCTACAAGTATGATGATGTGCCTTGACCGCACCATCCTTCGCCAAAATAATATTTAGCTTTCATACCTGCATGCATCTGATCCTTCCGCCATTGCTGACGCTGCTGAGGCCGGCGCTGCCGGAGCGGCGGCTGACTGGGAGGCCGGCGGTCGACTTGAGCCCCTGGAAGGGTGCGACGGTGGTGGCGGACGAAGCCATCACGGCTGGGGCCATGGCGGAGTACGTGAATTGCTAGGTGGGGAGGCGATAGCTAGCTAGGCCACACTTGACTTGAGGCCTCCTCATGCCGCTCCAGTATATATCAGCATATGCGCAGCGCCGCTCCTTTCAAACGAGATTTCGAAGGGGTGGTCGTCGTTTGCTTGCTGCAAGGCGCCTTATCCCTCTGGATCAGCGGAAGAGGGGTGGAAAATAAAAATGAATGCGACGGAAAGACCCCAAAACGTCATATAAGATCACCATTGATCATCCAAATCTAAGAGCATCTCCGGCCGTGCCCCCAATATGGACCCCCacgcgattttttcgcgccggcgccgaaaaaacggtccAGTCGTGTCCTcaggagcccgtttttcgccggcttggtCCGAAATCAGCGCCGGCGGACTCAGGCCGAACCCGGGGCGAgcggttttggcgcgaaagagccgtGGGTCCGCCGAGTCAGCGACGCGCGTACCTCGTCGTCATCGAAACGCCTCGGTTTTCCGcatggaatcaatggcaaggctgccgccggtcagccttgccattgattcctcacaggCGGCACGTCACGGGCGGCGCGGCAACGCctcccctcccgccacgcgtaTACACGGCGCGGGCTATATAAACCGGTGGCCTCCCTTgcctctggccacaccagcccACAGCCGCGCATCGACCGCCGCcgagctctccctctctctccatgCGCAGCCGCTCGCCGACGCTTCTCCGCCCCCCCCTCTCCCAAGCCCGATGGCCGCGCGATTCCCCGGCGACGCGGGGGCAGCAAACgacttcggccgccgctcgctccacGAGTGGGAGGCCTGgctactcttcgaggcgaacatcccggcgccactggacatgcgtgccgggccgatggggtggaggctcagcaacgGGGGTGTGCCCATTCCTCCGTTGCCCGACGTCGAGGtgcgccccgccttcttcgccgccgaggtcgaccGTGTGTGAGCCTCCCTAACAAAGGAGCAGCGCGCCCTCCCCCAGTATGCCTCCGACAACCACGCGTCGTGGGCGGCATACTTCCAGCACCGCCAGGAGCAGAGGCTGGCGTCCACCTACGGGGCGCCGGTGGTGGGTAGCGTCAAGAACAACGAGGGCCGCCGTGTATGGTGGGGCGCCCCTGGCCGCACGCTCCAGGACGTGTTGAAGCACATCGagtgcggcaacgacccgccgctaGCATACCCTGCTGCGGCGGCCGCCCCGGTCCACCGCCGGAGTGCCGGgcaatggatgcccaggaggttcggctcctcctcaacttcctcctcccactcctcctcccgctcctcttcCCATTCCTCCGGCTCGCCGACGGTGTTTGGCGTCAAGGCTGAGCCCgtagcggagacgccgctcggccggcgcactcacaGTGCCGGCATCGTCATAaatgagggcggccggcgcgcatcCTCCTCGTCTCCTTCATGCTTCGTCAAACCGAAGACAGAGCCGGGGCTCGTGGCCGTGAAAACAGAGCCGGGGCTCCCCTCCGTGAAGACGGAGCACGACACCGGGGAGCTCGATGACACGGCGGCCCTGAAATGGGCGCGCGATGACTGGGTGCACATGGAGATGGAGCGCCAGCGCTGCGCCCTAGAGCAGTTGAAACATCAGCGCCGGGGCCGCGACGAGggaggcgtcgtcgtcctcgacgacagcGATGACGATGACGCGCCGCCACCGACACCGGTCTGcgatggcgacgccgggcaggggtccagcaggggcaaccgcttcaaggaggagaaggcctccGATGAGGACGGTGAGGATGGTGGCGACAGTGGCGACTTCGCCGCGCTCAGCGACTTCTTCGGTCCGTAGTTGTAGTTTCGGCTTTTTTTTAATAAATTTGCTATGTAAAATGTcgaacatgtctaatatatgccAAGTTTGCCGAATTTTAGCCAAATTTTAGCCGAACTTTGCCGAATACTCTTTTCTTTTTAACATAAACGGCGTCTGGGGCGGCCCTGGGGTCGGCGGCTAGGAACCCACTCGCCCCCAGGCcgattttttgcgccggctcgcccACAGCGGCGATTTTACGCGCCCCCtgtggggccaacggctggagatgctctaaggtcaCTGCATTCGCTATGAACAAATTATTTGGTGCGAAACTAAACCACACCAACACTAAAATTCATGAAGGAAAGCCATCCATACTCTTATGTTTCATTATACGAGACAGTAATTATTTCTTCATTTAAATTGTTTATGTGGCTCCACCATGGTATTAGATGTGGCATTTTCCTATACGATGTGATATCATCATTTTTTTCTAATTTAGTAAAACTTCTTCATATAGGTCTCACAATCTGAAAACCCTCATTCGCGTGCAGGCGTTGGGTGGGTGAAGCGCTCTGCACAATAATTCAGGTTCCAACCGCGCGCAACATTCCCTTTCAAACTTTCACATGCCGTTTAATTGAGAATGGTGGTCCCATA is a window of Triticum dicoccoides isolate Atlit2015 ecotype Zavitan chromosome 2B, WEW_v2.0, whole genome shotgun sequence DNA encoding:
- the LOC119362076 gene encoding ribulose bisphosphate carboxylase small chain PW9, chloroplastic-like, whose protein sequence is MAPAVMASSATTVAPFQGLKSTAGLPVSRRSGSAGLSSVSNGGRIRCMQVWPIEGIKKFETLSYLPPLSTEALLKQVDYLIRSKWVPCLEFSKVGFVFREHNSSPGYYDGRYWTMWKLPMFGCTDATQVLNEVEEVKKEYPDAYVRVIGFDNMRQVQCVSFIAFRPPGCEESGKA